The following coding sequences are from one Rathayibacter sp. SW19 window:
- a CDS encoding UvrD-helicase domain-containing protein produces MYVLWQQRGWARALSRQPDWKLALDGDTLVAEVGSEYLQCDLRQLQTIRVATGFPWSSVELHTRDRQLRAGGLPHWRAKRIVDTILSAKADVERRRELEALQVAFGEAGQRVRQWVADLEAAATKQLTEHGWLTREFTELWTANKAATGFGELYGNPTLRAHVEAESAAGSDAIRLWCHSLPDYITRANAARLDNELGVCRDFFDTVEKSPLTDEQKRAVVCFDNRMLVVASAGSGKTSTMVAKAAYAMHRGLIEPDKILMLAFNASAAKELKQRTLERLTPLGLDASQVSAKTFHAFGLEVIGKATGRKPSLAPWLEGGGDIERLGQIVEYLRASDRDFRYHWDFFRAVLARDYPADSAAAENGNEGDDENVDAASASVIRTVRGEVVKSAGERMIANWLAYNGVDYVYERTYERDTADPEHGQYHPDFYYPGIDVYHEHWALDENGQPPEDFTGYLDGMRWKRDLHRKNGTTLVETTAGDLWNGRALRDLAAELTRRGIRLHPDADRTYAGQTVVQNRELVQTFRSFLIHAKSNCLSDEQLRERLEQDPAGRNSDGEVRYRDRAFLTLFVAIRRVWEARLAAEEVIDFEDMLNLSAEHLEAGRWQSPYELVMVDELQDASRARSRLVRALVAQPGRHLFAVGDDWQSINRFAGSDLSVMTQFEQQFGPSETLRLERTFRFPQSIADVSSRFVQKNPAQLAKTVVSSGAEFPPTIGVMSVAKEDAVASAILHRLKTLRKFVLSGAVPPSHGRKLTVLVLGRYRHQAEYLTRSRELEDCLDVRFMTVHASKGAEADYIVILGLVSGRWGFPSTIPDDPVLRLAMPGAESFPRAEERRLFYVALTRARRGVLLVTIDKRESPFLMELIRDFGLTRTNAIGESLESIVCPRCGRAFMVRRESKRRGPFYGCGRYPRCKGVLAVENVHGPQGL; encoded by the coding sequence ATGTACGTGCTCTGGCAACAGCGGGGCTGGGCACGCGCGCTTTCCCGGCAGCCGGACTGGAAGCTGGCGCTCGACGGCGACACACTCGTAGCAGAAGTCGGCAGTGAGTACCTACAGTGCGACCTCCGGCAGCTGCAGACGATACGTGTCGCAACCGGATTCCCCTGGTCGTCAGTCGAGCTCCATACTCGCGACCGGCAACTACGAGCAGGCGGGCTGCCGCACTGGCGCGCGAAACGCATCGTCGACACCATCCTTTCGGCGAAGGCCGACGTCGAGCGCCGTCGCGAGCTTGAAGCGCTGCAGGTCGCGTTCGGCGAGGCCGGGCAGCGGGTGCGGCAATGGGTCGCCGATCTCGAGGCCGCCGCGACCAAGCAATTGACCGAGCACGGCTGGCTGACGCGTGAGTTCACCGAACTCTGGACAGCCAATAAGGCCGCCACCGGCTTCGGCGAGCTCTACGGCAACCCCACGCTGCGCGCACACGTCGAAGCCGAGAGCGCGGCCGGCAGCGACGCCATCCGCCTGTGGTGCCACAGCCTGCCCGACTACATCACGCGCGCGAACGCAGCACGACTCGACAACGAACTCGGGGTCTGCCGCGACTTTTTCGACACCGTTGAAAAGTCACCGCTCACCGATGAGCAGAAGCGAGCGGTCGTCTGCTTCGACAATCGGATGCTCGTGGTCGCGTCCGCCGGATCCGGCAAGACCTCGACTATGGTCGCGAAAGCCGCATACGCAATGCATCGCGGGCTGATCGAGCCGGACAAGATTCTCATGCTCGCGTTCAACGCGTCAGCAGCGAAGGAACTCAAACAGCGCACGCTCGAGCGACTGACACCTCTCGGGCTCGACGCGAGCCAGGTCAGTGCCAAGACCTTCCACGCGTTCGGCCTGGAAGTCATCGGCAAGGCCACGGGCCGAAAGCCGTCGCTTGCACCGTGGCTGGAGGGTGGAGGCGATATCGAACGCTTGGGCCAGATCGTCGAATATCTCCGCGCCTCGGATCGCGACTTCCGTTACCACTGGGACTTCTTCCGGGCCGTGCTTGCGCGCGACTATCCGGCCGACAGCGCGGCTGCCGAGAACGGAAACGAGGGTGACGACGAGAACGTTGACGCAGCATCCGCCTCGGTCATTCGCACGGTTCGCGGCGAGGTCGTGAAGAGCGCTGGCGAGCGGATGATCGCCAACTGGCTCGCGTACAACGGCGTCGATTACGTATACGAGCGCACGTATGAGCGTGACACGGCCGATCCGGAGCACGGGCAGTACCATCCGGACTTCTACTACCCGGGCATCGATGTTTATCACGAACACTGGGCGCTGGATGAAAACGGGCAGCCGCCCGAAGACTTCACCGGCTATCTGGACGGCATGCGTTGGAAGCGCGACCTGCACCGCAAAAACGGCACGACCCTGGTGGAAACGACAGCGGGTGATTTGTGGAACGGTCGGGCACTGCGCGACTTGGCCGCTGAGCTGACGCGGCGCGGCATCCGGCTGCACCCGGACGCGGACCGAACATATGCCGGGCAAACCGTCGTGCAGAACCGCGAACTCGTGCAGACGTTCCGCAGTTTCTTGATTCACGCCAAGAGCAACTGCCTGTCTGACGAACAACTGCGCGAGCGGCTCGAGCAGGATCCGGCGGGGCGCAACTCCGATGGCGAGGTGCGGTACCGCGATCGCGCATTTCTCACCCTCTTCGTGGCGATTCGGCGGGTGTGGGAAGCGCGGCTCGCCGCAGAGGAGGTGATCGACTTCGAGGACATGCTCAACCTCTCCGCCGAGCATCTTGAGGCCGGCCGCTGGCAGAGCCCGTATGAGCTGGTCATGGTCGACGAGCTCCAGGATGCGAGTCGCGCGCGTTCCCGACTGGTGCGCGCGTTGGTTGCTCAGCCGGGCCGGCACCTGTTCGCGGTCGGCGACGATTGGCAGAGCATCAACCGTTTCGCGGGAAGTGACCTGTCGGTGATGACGCAGTTCGAGCAACAGTTCGGCCCGAGTGAGACGCTGCGGCTGGAGCGCACGTTTCGTTTTCCGCAGTCGATCGCGGATGTCTCCAGCCGGTTCGTGCAGAAGAACCCCGCGCAGCTTGCCAAGACGGTCGTGTCTTCCGGTGCAGAGTTTCCGCCGACGATCGGCGTCATGTCGGTTGCGAAAGAGGATGCTGTCGCATCCGCAATTCTGCATCGCTTGAAGACGTTGCGTAAGTTCGTGTTGAGTGGTGCCGTTCCGCCGTCGCACGGTCGCAAGCTCACTGTGCTCGTGCTCGGGCGGTACCGGCACCAGGCGGAGTATCTGACGCGGTCACGCGAGCTCGAGGATTGTCTCGATGTGCGTTTCATGACGGTGCACGCGTCGAAGGGTGCTGAGGCGGATTACATCGTGATCTTGGGTCTGGTGTCGGGTCGGTGGGGTTTTCCGAGCACGATTCCGGATGATCCGGTGCTGCGGTTGGCGATGCCCGGTGCGGAGAGTTTTCCGCGTGCCGAGGAGCGCCGGCTTTTCTATGTGGCGCTGACGCGGGCGCGTCGTGGTGTGTTGCTGGTGACGATCGACAAACGCGAGTCGCCGTTCTTGATGGAGCTGATCCGGGACTTCGGGTTGACCAGGACGAATGCGATCGGTGAGAGCCTCGAGTCGATCGTCTGCCCGCGGTGTGGACGTGCGTTCATGGTGCGCCGCGAGAGTAAGCGGCGTGGGCCGTTCTATGGGTGCGGGCGGTACCCGCGGTGCAAGGGTGTGCTTGCGGTTGAGAATGTGCACGGGCCGCAGGGCCTGTAG
- a CDS encoding TY-Chap2 family putative peptide chaperone, with product MTGHGPYEDYRPPANRFLHAHTWWIASELVRRHPHLRIGTVLTDSNDRLLLVYDEPDAYRLQFDLVGGAKYKLSGEVYSISWIEMMAGDNPHEVIKRLEAATGLGVPKNTPATTPKALVYRVVASALAVGVNDRHDWYAEEVTYDFQSRFEEQAVFARFASVKKAAGEYYLRHFEKELVGARPEVFFQPFVALMRDLVPVAIFDIAGVAHTADGSKDLMHVFNDYGRRVTPTMAYALERSLS from the coding sequence GTGACCGGCCACGGCCCGTACGAGGACTACCGCCCGCCCGCGAACCGATTCCTGCACGCGCACACGTGGTGGATTGCGAGTGAGCTGGTGCGCAGGCATCCGCACCTGCGAATTGGCACGGTGCTGACGGACAGCAACGACCGATTGCTGCTCGTCTACGACGAACCGGATGCGTATCGGCTGCAGTTCGATTTAGTCGGCGGGGCGAAATACAAGCTGTCCGGCGAGGTGTATTCGATCAGCTGGATCGAGATGATGGCCGGCGACAACCCGCATGAGGTCATCAAGCGTCTCGAGGCTGCGACCGGTCTCGGAGTTCCCAAGAACACCCCCGCGACCACACCGAAGGCCCTTGTGTACCGGGTGGTCGCAAGCGCGCTCGCGGTGGGCGTCAACGATCGTCACGACTGGTACGCCGAGGAAGTGACGTATGATTTCCAGTCCAGGTTCGAGGAACAAGCGGTCTTCGCCCGATTCGCATCGGTGAAGAAGGCGGCGGGTGAGTACTACTTGCGCCACTTCGAGAAAGAACTGGTGGGTGCGCGCCCCGAAGTGTTCTTCCAACCGTTCGTCGCGCTCATGCGCGATCTGGTGCCCGTGGCCATCTTCGATATCGCGGGGGTCGCCCACACCGCAGACGGTTCGAAGGACTTGATGCATGTGTTCAACGACTATGGCCGTCGAGTGACGCCGACGATGGCCTATGCCTTGGAGCGATCGTTGTCATGA
- a CDS encoding GNAT family N-acetyltransferase, whose product MNHEPVSAGQVVLETDRLLLRPWRVSDAALQRELLAERDPRVPQHRRIGPDGHPTVEDLEDVSVTKPRPLRVHP is encoded by the coding sequence ATGAACCACGAGCCAGTGTCTGCGGGCCAGGTCGTCCTCGAGACGGATCGGCTGTTGCTGCGGCCGTGGCGTGTGTCGGATGCCGCGCTGCAGCGCGAGTTGTTGGCGGAGCGCGATCCGCGCGTGCCTCAGCATCGTCGAATCGGCCCGGACGGGCATCCGACGGTGGAAGATCTCGAGGACGTATCCGTCACGAAGCCGCGGCCACTTCGGGTGCATCCCTGA
- a CDS encoding HVO_A0114 family putative DNA-binding protein: MNVQIAVNSLPIFKSELQARLLFELLTTSEPRTEADLARLLERPQPSVHRELSRLIDSGYLRFEAVGRAKLITADDGNPAIPPLRALVSVTLGPAQLLRKQLPSVRGIRHALIFGSFAARAERVAGQSPADIDLLIVGDVDRAAVYSITSAVESVVRREINITFTSSARWQDSTEPFLQNIRSNPTITLLNHDDSRDALATPAGRDRLTPS, encoded by the coding sequence GTGAATGTCCAAATTGCCGTCAACAGCTTGCCGATCTTCAAATCCGAGTTGCAAGCAAGACTCCTGTTCGAGTTGCTGACTACGAGCGAGCCTCGCACGGAAGCGGACCTTGCGCGGCTGCTGGAACGCCCACAACCGTCAGTGCACCGGGAACTCTCGCGCCTGATTGACAGTGGCTACCTGCGATTCGAGGCGGTCGGTAGAGCCAAGTTGATCACTGCAGATGACGGCAACCCTGCGATCCCTCCACTGCGAGCACTCGTATCGGTCACACTCGGCCCGGCACAGCTGTTGCGGAAACAATTGCCAAGCGTCCGGGGTATCCGGCACGCACTGATCTTCGGTTCGTTTGCCGCGCGCGCCGAACGTGTAGCCGGTCAGTCTCCCGCCGATATTGACCTTCTGATCGTGGGAGACGTGGACCGTGCCGCCGTCTACTCGATCACCAGCGCAGTCGAATCCGTCGTTCGTCGTGAGATCAACATCACCTTCACAAGCAGCGCACGTTGGCAAGATTCCACAGAACCGTTCTTGCAAAATATCAGGTCGAATCCGACGATTACGCTGCTGAATCATGACGACAGCCGTGACGCACTGGCCACGCCGGCAGGCAGAGATCGACTTACTCCTTCGTGA
- a CDS encoding 5' nucleotidase, NT5C type produces the protein MSEATASAPKKILYVDLDNTLVDFQSGIERLDPRMRDGYRDDLDEAPGIFALMEPLTGALDAYRELARHFDTYILSTAPWKNPSAWHDKVEWVQKHLAMDDHDVAYKRLILSHHKNLNRGDFLVDDRSSNGAAEFEGEWLQFGPGARYPTWAAVTEYLLSRAAPSKLDEAIALARRAHSGQRDKLGVTYICHPLTVMSRVTTTDEKIVAVLHDVVEDTSVTLDDLRELGFAPHILDAVDAVTKRPGEPLADSMARVRAVPMALTIKKADISHNADPVRQAGLPDDVRARLTVKYTESARLLGTTLEEVLAPYRVPAPTSPASTATADAVTADAVTADARAAS, from the coding sequence ATGAGTGAAGCGACAGCATCCGCACCGAAGAAGATCCTCTACGTTGACCTGGACAACACGCTCGTCGACTTTCAGAGCGGGATCGAACGGCTCGACCCGCGCATGCGCGACGGGTACCGCGACGACCTCGACGAGGCTCCCGGCATCTTCGCACTGATGGAGCCGCTGACTGGCGCGCTGGATGCCTATCGCGAGTTGGCGCGCCACTTCGACACCTACATCCTCTCCACGGCGCCGTGGAAGAACCCGTCGGCCTGGCACGACAAGGTCGAGTGGGTGCAGAAGCATCTGGCCATGGACGACCACGATGTTGCCTACAAGCGGCTGATCCTTTCGCATCACAAGAATCTCAACCGCGGCGACTTTCTCGTCGATGATCGCTCGAGCAACGGCGCCGCCGAATTCGAAGGTGAGTGGCTGCAATTCGGGCCGGGCGCACGGTATCCGACCTGGGCGGCGGTCACGGAATATCTGCTGTCGCGCGCTGCACCCTCGAAGCTGGATGAAGCTATCGCCCTCGCGCGCCGTGCCCACAGCGGCCAACGCGACAAGCTCGGCGTGACGTACATCTGCCATCCGTTGACCGTGATGAGTCGGGTCACCACAACGGACGAGAAGATCGTCGCCGTGCTGCACGACGTGGTCGAGGACACCTCGGTCACTCTCGACGACCTGCGTGAGCTCGGCTTCGCGCCGCACATTCTCGACGCAGTGGATGCCGTGACCAAGCGCCCAGGGGAGCCGCTCGCTGATTCCATGGCTCGCGTTCGCGCGGTACCGATGGCTTTGACGATCAAGAAGGCGGACATCTCGCACAATGCCGATCCTGTGCGGCAGGCTGGTCTGCCCGACGACGTGCGCGCTCGCCTGACCGTGAAGTACACCGAGTCGGCTCGACTGCTGGGCACGACGCTGGAGGAGGTTCTGGCGCCGTATCGGGTGCCCGCGCCAACCTCGCCGGCCTCGACTGCGACAGCGGATGCCGTGACAGCGGACGCCGTGACAGCGGACGCGAGGGCGGCATCGTGA
- a CDS encoding TlpA family protein disulfide reductase: MSTYVEPLAPELDVSDWIGAPSTLESLRGRVVLIEAFQMLCQGCVRYGLPQAQRVQRALPEVAVIGLNTVFEHHEVTGPDALKVFLSEFAINFPVGIDRQDGHQLPATMRRYDLQGTPSTLVIDKSGRLRFSHLGAVDDLVLGEILGRMVAEPAQPVAEEP, translated from the coding sequence ATGAGCACTTATGTGGAACCACTGGCTCCTGAACTGGACGTGTCCGACTGGATCGGCGCGCCATCCACTCTCGAATCGCTGCGCGGGCGGGTGGTTTTGATCGAGGCGTTTCAGATGCTCTGCCAAGGCTGCGTGCGATACGGGCTGCCGCAGGCGCAACGCGTTCAGCGAGCGCTCCCCGAGGTAGCGGTGATCGGGCTCAACACGGTTTTCGAGCATCATGAGGTGACCGGGCCGGATGCTCTCAAGGTTTTCCTGTCGGAGTTCGCCATCAACTTTCCGGTCGGCATCGACCGCCAAGACGGCCATCAGTTGCCAGCCACGATGCGGCGATATGACCTGCAAGGCACTCCGTCGACGCTCGTGATCGACAAGTCGGGGCGGCTGCGTTTCTCCCACCTCGGCGCCGTTGACGACCTGGTGCTCGGCGAGATCCTGGGCCGAATGGTCGCCGAACCCGCACAGCCTGTCGCGGAAGAGCCCTGA
- a CDS encoding NUDIX domain-containing protein, with translation MTTYRDSSKKRLTDYPRPSVAVDTAVLTVHDGRLSVVLVQKAEAGFDGWRLPGTFLHEGETLADAVLRSLRDKAGITGLRPRQLHVFDAPERDDRGWVLSVAHLVVVPQASVELVEPDSAVGTGPSSRSVPSSRSVPRVELTPWDAAHDLVYDHEQIIRMAVETLRASYAALADPEQLLGETFTLLELLRLHEAIAGRPMMKDTFRRHMRDQLIETDAYQPGVVGKPAKLFRRR, from the coding sequence ATGACGACCTACCGCGACAGCTCGAAGAAGCGCCTGACCGACTATCCGCGGCCATCCGTCGCCGTCGACACGGCAGTGCTGACGGTGCACGACGGGCGGCTCAGCGTGGTGCTCGTGCAGAAGGCCGAAGCCGGCTTCGACGGGTGGCGCCTGCCCGGCACGTTCCTGCATGAGGGCGAGACGCTCGCGGATGCCGTACTTCGCTCCCTGCGCGACAAGGCCGGCATCACGGGGCTGCGTCCACGCCAACTGCACGTGTTCGACGCACCCGAGCGCGACGATCGCGGCTGGGTGCTGTCTGTAGCGCACCTCGTTGTGGTGCCGCAGGCATCCGTCGAGCTGGTGGAGCCGGACTCGGCTGTCGGCACCGGGCCAAGCTCACGCTCCGTGCCAAGCTCACGCTCCGTGCCAAGAGTAGAGCTGACACCGTGGGACGCCGCGCACGACCTCGTCTACGACCACGAGCAAATCATCCGGATGGCGGTGGAAACCCTGCGCGCATCCTACGCCGCGCTCGCCGACCCGGAGCAGCTGCTCGGCGAGACGTTCACACTACTCGAGCTGCTACGGCTGCACGAGGCGATCGCCGGGCGGCCGATGATGAAGGACACATTCCGCCGCCACATGAGGGATCAGCTAATCGAGACGGATGCCTATCAGCCAGGTGTCGTCGGCAAGCCGGCGAAGCTGTTCCGGCGGCGCTAG
- a CDS encoding antitoxin HicB has product MAAKTVPRQLEATATREGRWWFIDIPELGTGGQARSVREIDSAAAEIASLWLDVDTSDVQVNVTIRVPADAQAAWQRAQEIEIVAREAQAEAAMLKRTAVHALRADGYTLDAAARAFKISTQRAHQLAQ; this is encoded by the coding sequence ATGGCAGCCAAGACCGTACCGCGGCAGCTCGAAGCGACGGCAACCCGCGAAGGCAGATGGTGGTTCATAGACATCCCTGAGCTCGGCACCGGTGGCCAGGCGCGAAGCGTGCGGGAGATTGATTCGGCCGCTGCAGAAATCGCATCCCTCTGGCTAGACGTTGACACGAGCGATGTCCAGGTGAACGTCACAATCCGCGTTCCCGCAGACGCTCAGGCAGCCTGGCAGCGCGCCCAGGAGATCGAGATTGTCGCGCGCGAGGCACAGGCCGAAGCGGCGATGCTCAAGCGCACCGCAGTTCATGCCCTCCGCGCCGATGGATACACGCTCGATGCAGCGGCACGTGCATTCAAGATCTCGACCCAGCGCGCCCACCAACTGGCTCAATGA
- a CDS encoding toxin has protein sequence MKVHDAALRHGVLSADAIQAATWAIWIADLDEDGPARQLRLGFDTQGRLLETVVLVFDSGNELVIHAMKARSQMLDLLP, from the coding sequence GTGAAGGTTCATGACGCCGCACTCAGACACGGGGTTCTTTCCGCAGACGCGATCCAGGCGGCGACTTGGGCCATCTGGATAGCGGACCTTGACGAGGACGGTCCAGCCAGGCAGCTACGGCTTGGATTCGACACGCAAGGACGACTACTTGAAACCGTGGTCCTCGTATTCGATAGCGGAAACGAACTTGTGATCCACGCGATGAAGGCGCGCTCTCAGATGCTTGATTTGCTTCCATAG
- a CDS encoding GNAT family N-acetyltransferase yields the protein MAAERGGSGAVIGYCGLIPNVHGQDGEPELAYEFLRTVWGQGYATEAAQAVLGWATESGYRRLWATT from the coding sequence TTGGCCGCGGAGCGAGGGGGCTCAGGCGCTGTCATCGGCTATTGCGGTCTGATTCCCAATGTGCACGGGCAGGATGGCGAGCCGGAGCTGGCGTATGAGTTTCTGCGTACAGTCTGGGGTCAGGGCTATGCGACAGAGGCGGCGCAGGCGGTGCTCGGCTGGGCGACCGAGTCGGGTTACCGGCGCCTGTGGGCCACCACGTGA
- a CDS encoding NAD(P)/FAD-dependent oxidoreductase: MTHIDVVVVGGGYAGVTAANRLTQRGDMNVTLINARPRFVERIRLHQLVGGSDDAVVEYRDVLAERIRLVVDSVTGIDAAERNVTLASGAVIAYDYLIYAAGSGSAHPQVPGAAQFAYPIASLEQAERLRSALDAAPSAAAVTVVGAGPSGIETAAELAEAGRAVTLICGGVLGPYLHPRGRRSVANRLARLGVTMVDGPDSVVTGVTSDAVQLVVGRKLPSVVTIWTAGFGVPDLAARSGLSTDAVGRLLTDETLTSVDDTRIVAAGDSASPSGLPFRMSCQAAGPLGWHAADTVLARIAGEQPTHVCMLFFGQCISLGRRGGIFQFARKNDKPVGFYIGGRAGAVLKEFVCRGTVKQLSIEARKPGLLRVPGWAGDHSRRELLRAKVDV; encoded by the coding sequence ATGACTCACATCGACGTTGTCGTCGTTGGGGGCGGATACGCCGGCGTCACTGCGGCCAACCGCCTCACGCAGCGCGGCGACATGAACGTGACCCTGATCAACGCACGGCCGAGGTTCGTCGAGCGGATCCGTCTGCACCAGCTGGTGGGCGGGTCGGATGACGCCGTCGTCGAGTATCGCGATGTGTTGGCCGAGCGCATCCGTCTGGTCGTGGACAGCGTGACCGGGATCGACGCGGCCGAGCGCAACGTGACGTTGGCGAGCGGCGCCGTGATCGCGTATGACTATCTGATCTACGCCGCGGGAAGCGGCAGCGCCCACCCGCAAGTGCCCGGAGCAGCCCAGTTCGCCTACCCGATCGCCAGCCTGGAGCAGGCGGAGCGGCTCCGAAGCGCACTCGACGCCGCCCCTTCCGCAGCCGCCGTGACGGTCGTCGGCGCTGGGCCGAGCGGCATCGAGACCGCCGCGGAGCTCGCAGAAGCTGGGCGCGCGGTGACGCTGATCTGTGGCGGCGTACTCGGCCCATACTTGCATCCGCGCGGCCGACGCTCGGTGGCTAACCGGTTGGCGCGGCTCGGGGTCACGATGGTCGACGGGCCGGATTCGGTCGTGACGGGGGTGACATCCGATGCCGTGCAATTGGTCGTCGGCCGCAAGCTGCCGAGCGTGGTCACCATTTGGACCGCGGGCTTCGGTGTACCCGACCTGGCCGCCCGCAGCGGTCTCAGCACGGATGCTGTGGGTCGCCTCCTCACCGACGAAACGCTCACCAGCGTCGATGACACCCGCATTGTCGCCGCAGGGGATTCGGCATCACCATCCGGCTTACCGTTCCGAATGAGCTGCCAGGCTGCCGGCCCCCTAGGCTGGCACGCTGCGGACACCGTGCTCGCCCGGATAGCCGGCGAGCAACCGACGCACGTTTGCATGCTCTTCTTCGGTCAGTGCATCAGCCTGGGCCGTCGTGGCGGAATCTTCCAGTTCGCCCGCAAGAACGACAAGCCCGTCGGGTTCTACATCGGCGGTCGCGCCGGCGCCGTGCTCAAGGAATTCGTGTGCCGGGGCACCGTGAAGCAGCTGTCGATCGAGGCCAGGAAGCCCGGTTTGCTCAGGGTGCCAGGCTGGGCGGGTGACCATTCGCGCCGAGAGCTGTTGCGGGCCAAGGTGGACGTATGA
- a CDS encoding ADP-ribosylglycohydrolase family protein, with translation MTTSRSHLQDRAVGAVLGSAAGDALGAPYEFKPSLPDHVPVVLKAGGPWQAGEWTDDTSMAIPLLQMLADGESLDDAAVLGRVVADWQGWARTAKDVGIQTRQVLARAAKLDHDAPVSTEVSARAAAKAVHQATGRSAGNGSLMRTGPVALGYLGDPAGLAVAARRISDLTHFETDAGDACVIWSLAIRHAILTGEYDIRTQIDALPADRQARWHGLIDTAEAVQPRDVPGSNGWVVAALQAAWSAIHRGDGLLDTLERVVRCGNDTDTVAAIAGALAGAKWGGSAVPAHLRRVLHGWPGLRTRDLVGLAVLAVDAGKPNKSGWPLVDRMPLGGTDTLVQHPHDSGVWLGDIAALDRLPANVDAVVSLCRVGRMQVPARVAPEDHIEVWLIDEDGANLNVDLVLADTADAIASLRAEGHTVLVHCFEARSRTPSVAAAYAVRQRGVPAAQVLAEVRVALSDADPKPFLQEAVQRVVPVVERDKRQQGTA, from the coding sequence ATGACCACCTCTCGCAGCCACCTCCAGGATCGCGCCGTTGGAGCCGTGCTCGGCTCGGCAGCCGGTGATGCACTCGGCGCCCCGTACGAGTTCAAGCCATCGCTGCCCGATCACGTTCCCGTGGTTCTCAAGGCGGGCGGACCCTGGCAAGCAGGCGAATGGACGGACGACACCAGCATGGCTATTCCGCTGCTCCAGATGTTGGCCGACGGCGAATCGCTCGACGACGCTGCTGTGCTCGGGCGGGTTGTAGCCGACTGGCAAGGCTGGGCGCGCACCGCGAAGGATGTGGGCATTCAGACCCGCCAGGTGCTCGCGCGTGCGGCGAAACTCGATCACGATGCACCGGTCTCGACCGAGGTATCCGCTCGCGCCGCGGCCAAGGCGGTGCACCAGGCGACCGGCAGGTCCGCCGGCAACGGTTCACTCATGCGCACCGGCCCGGTCGCCCTCGGCTACCTGGGCGACCCTGCCGGCCTCGCCGTCGCCGCGCGCCGCATCAGCGACCTGACCCATTTCGAGACGGATGCCGGCGACGCCTGCGTCATCTGGAGCCTCGCGATCCGGCACGCGATCCTGACCGGGGAGTACGACATCCGCACGCAGATCGACGCGCTGCCCGCCGATCGGCAGGCCCGTTGGCACGGGCTGATCGACACAGCCGAGGCGGTGCAGCCGCGGGATGTTCCCGGCAGCAACGGCTGGGTGGTGGCGGCGTTGCAGGCGGCGTGGTCCGCGATCCACCGCGGCGACGGGCTGCTCGACACTCTTGAGCGAGTGGTGCGGTGCGGCAACGACACCGACACCGTCGCCGCGATCGCGGGAGCGCTCGCCGGCGCGAAGTGGGGCGGTTCCGCCGTGCCCGCGCATCTGCGCCGCGTGCTGCACGGCTGGCCTGGATTGCGCACGCGCGATCTCGTCGGCCTGGCAGTGCTGGCCGTCGACGCCGGCAAACCGAACAAGTCGGGGTGGCCACTTGTGGACCGGATGCCGCTGGGTGGCACGGATACTTTGGTGCAGCATCCGCACGACAGCGGCGTGTGGCTCGGCGACATCGCCGCGCTCGACCGACTGCCCGCCAACGTCGACGCCGTCGTGTCGCTGTGCCGGGTTGGCCGAATGCAGGTGCCGGCGCGCGTGGCGCCGGAAGATCACATCGAGGTTTGGCTGATCGACGAGGACGGCGCAAACCTCAACGTCGACCTGGTGCTCGCCGACACGGCGGATGCCATCGCATCGCTGCGCGCAGAGGGCCATACCGTGCTCGTGCACTGCTTCGAGGCACGGAGTCGCACGCCATCCGTCGCAGCTGCGTACGCGGTGAGGCAGCGGGGAGTGCCGGCAGCGCAAGTGCTCGCCGAAGTGCGCGTGGCGCTTTCCGACGCGGATCCGAAACCGTTTTTGCAGGAGGCAGTGCAGCGCGTCGTGCCGGTCGTCGAGCGCGACAAGCGGCAGCAGGGCACGGCGTGA
- a CDS encoding ribbon-helix-helix domain-containing protein: MDDDLDTCGISYYIIIMDVNETINGVPVTEEQISAWSAEAEAGYDVDALKKRGRGRPGRGAGPSQVIALRLTLEELAAVDARAAREGKSRSEVIRDALAESAA; the protein is encoded by the coding sequence GTGGATGACGATCTCGACACATGCGGAATTTCGTATTACATTATCATTATGGATGTGAACGAGACGATCAATGGCGTGCCGGTCACGGAAGAGCAAATCTCTGCGTGGTCGGCGGAGGCTGAAGCAGGGTACGACGTCGATGCGCTGAAGAAGCGTGGTCGCGGGCGGCCTGGACGAGGTGCCGGGCCATCGCAAGTCATTGCGCTACGGCTTACCTTAGAAGAGCTTGCAGCCGTCGACGCTCGGGCTGCGCGTGAGGGCAAGTCTCGTTCCGAGGTCATCCGCGATGCTCTGGCGGAATCTGCCGCGTGA